In Arachis duranensis cultivar V14167 unplaced genomic scaffold, aradu.V14167.gnm2.J7QH unplaced_Scaffold_66565, whole genome shotgun sequence, the following are encoded in one genomic region:
- the LOC107472056 gene encoding uncharacterized protein LOC107472056, with product MYGDWCIVDGWHCGEHGARQSGRRVVFSMEVTAFAMEVVAFTTGVCSVEETRCVHVAALILEGDLRAAVATDATVVDTRRTKHAAGEDDADKDEDTAGEDDAGGKDDTGGENDATATRKDDGEDDAEGHEKDDANRDDTDGDDIDGDKGDADGEEAAVRKLAPIWLGE from the exons ATGTATGGCGATTGGTGCATAGTTGATGGGTGGCACTGTGGCGAGCACGGCGCACGACAGAGTGGCAGACGAGTAGTATTCTCAATGGAGGTTACCGCGTTCGCGATGGAGGTTGTTGCGTTCACCACAGGAGTCTGTTCGGTGGAGGAAACGCGTTGCGTGCATGTGGCAGCGCTCATTCTCGAAGGAGATTTGCGTGCAGCGGTAGCTA CTGATGCCACAGTCGTTGACACACGCCGAACGAAGCATGCTGCTGGAGAGGATGATGCTGACAAAGACGAAGACACTGCCGGAGAAGACGACGCTGGCGGAAAAGACGACACTGGCGGAGAAAACGACGCTACCGCTACCAGAAAAGACGATGGAGAAGACGATGCTGAAGGTCACGAAAAGGATGATGCTAACAGAGATGACACTGACGGAGATGACATTGACGGAGACAAAGGAGATGCCGACGGAGAGGAAGCTGCCGTGAGGAAGCTGGCGCCGATTTGGTTGGGTGAATAA